In Bradyrhizobium lablabi, one DNA window encodes the following:
- a CDS encoding SRPBCC family protein — protein MARVYVSTVVNARGDRVWARVRDFNGLPNWHPAIAESRIEGGEPADKIGCVRDFTLRNGDRIREKLLGLSDFDMFCTYSILESPMGVENYVATLRLTPVTDGDKTFLEWSAEFDCAPERETELVNNIGAGVFQGGFDALKRVFGG, from the coding sequence ATGGCTCGTGTCTATGTTTCGACCGTCGTCAACGCCCGCGGCGATCGGGTATGGGCACGGGTGCGCGACTTCAACGGCTTGCCCAACTGGCATCCGGCGATCGCCGAGAGCCGCATCGAGGGCGGAGAGCCCGCAGACAAGATCGGCTGCGTGCGCGACTTCACCTTGCGCAATGGCGACCGCATTCGAGAAAAGCTGCTCGGCCTCTCCGATTTCGACATGTTCTGCACCTATTCGATCCTGGAATCGCCGATGGGCGTCGAGAACTATGTCGCGACCTTGCGCCTGACACCGGTCACCGACGGCGACAAGACGTTTCTAGAATGGTCGGCGGAGTTCGACTGCGCGCCGGAGCGCGAGACCGAACTCGTCAACAACATCGGCGCCGGCGTGTTCCAGGGCGGCTTCGATGCCCTCAAGCGCGTGTTCGGAGGCTAA
- a CDS encoding SRPBCC family protein: MPHIVKSTILDAPTGAVWNVLRDFNGHDRWHPAVATSTIERAQPSDRIGCVRRFKLKDGSELREQLLALSDLEQTFSYCLLDTPIPMFNYVAHVRLLPVTDGDRTFWHWESRFTTRPAEAAEITEMVSEQIYQAGFDAIRRHLREAA, from the coding sequence GTGCCGCACATCGTCAAAAGCACGATCCTCGACGCGCCGACCGGCGCGGTCTGGAATGTGCTGCGCGATTTCAACGGCCACGACCGCTGGCATCCCGCGGTCGCGACCAGCACGATAGAGCGCGCCCAGCCATCGGATCGCATCGGCTGCGTGCGCCGCTTCAAACTGAAGGACGGCTCTGAATTGCGCGAGCAATTGCTGGCGCTCTCCGATCTGGAGCAGACCTTCAGCTATTGCCTGCTCGACACGCCGATACCGATGTTCAACTATGTCGCCCACGTCCGGCTGTTGCCGGTCACCGACGGCGACCGCACTTTTTGGCATTGGGAATCGCGCTTTACCACGCGGCCGGCTGAAGCGGCGGAGATCACGGAAATGGTGAGCGAGCAGATCTATCAGGCCGGCTTTGATGCGATCCGCCGGCATCTCCGGGAGGCCGCATAA
- a CDS encoding FAD binding domain-containing protein — translation MPVTVKTFTTSSEAAAALSSERDARYLGGGTLVMRALNEGDVSVSTIVRATDRALTHLDVASSRITIGAGVTFARVLAERELAFLHPVAGSIGGPAVRNMGTVGGNLFAPTPFGDFAVALLALDATVAMQSGYGARDVPIEEFLSGRARLAGGLVLSVSLVRPPGPEAFRYRKIARIKPKGASVMTLAAHLPSSGGRIVGARIALGAMAATPVRARAAERALEGRVLDAATIAAAVAAATEGTSPIDDSLASAWYRREVVGVHLRRLLTGQE, via the coding sequence ATGCCCGTCACGGTAAAGACTTTCACGACGTCAAGCGAAGCAGCAGCGGCGTTGTCGTCGGAGCGCGACGCTCGCTATCTCGGCGGTGGCACACTGGTGATGCGCGCGCTAAACGAGGGGGATGTCTCGGTTTCGACGATCGTGCGGGCGACGGATCGCGCGCTGACGCATCTCGATGTTGCCAGCTCCCGCATCACGATCGGCGCCGGCGTCACCTTCGCGCGCGTCCTCGCCGAGCGCGAGCTTGCCTTTCTCCATCCCGTCGCCGGCTCGATCGGCGGGCCGGCGGTGCGCAACATGGGTACCGTCGGCGGCAATCTGTTCGCGCCAACGCCATTTGGCGACTTCGCGGTCGCCTTGCTCGCGCTCGACGCGACCGTTGCGATGCAGAGCGGCTACGGTGCGCGTGATGTGCCGATCGAAGAGTTCCTTTCCGGCCGCGCGCGTCTGGCGGGCGGGCTCGTGCTTTCGGTCTCCCTCGTGCGCCCGCCCGGGCCGGAAGCGTTTCGCTACCGAAAGATCGCCCGCATCAAGCCGAAAGGCGCCTCCGTCATGACGCTCGCTGCGCATCTTCCGTCAAGCGGTGGCCGCATCGTCGGCGCGCGCATCGCACTCGGCGCGATGGCGGCGACACCGGTTCGCGCCAGGGCAGCCGAGCGCGCGCTCGAAGGGCGCGTGCTCGATGCTGCCACCATCGCTGCCGCGGTCGCCGCCGCGACTGAGGGGACTTCGCCGATCGACGATTCGCTCGCCAGCGCCTGGTATCGGCGCGAGGTGGTCGGCGTCCATCTCCGCCGCCTGCTCACCGGCCAAGAATGA
- a CDS encoding (2Fe-2S)-binding protein: MAKTALQFRHNGRDVAIFVDGGINLLTALRDLIGDMTPKFGCGQGGCGACTVLIDGDAHLACLTLAETVEGRSVETLDSLKDGPNLHPLQRAFMEHFAAQCGYCTPGMLMAAKALLDHNPSPTREEVINAIAGNICRCTGYEPIINAVLAAAPGGRARA, translated from the coding sequence ATGGCCAAGACCGCCCTGCAATTCCGTCATAACGGCCGCGATGTCGCGATCTTCGTCGATGGCGGCATCAATTTGCTGACCGCCTTGCGCGATCTCATTGGCGATATGACGCCAAAATTCGGTTGCGGCCAGGGCGGATGCGGCGCCTGCACGGTGCTGATCGACGGCGATGCGCATCTCGCGTGCCTGACGCTGGCCGAGACCGTGGAAGGCCGTTCCGTGGAAACGCTCGACAGCCTCAAGGACGGACCCAATCTGCACCCGCTGCAGCGCGCCTTCATGGAGCATTTCGCCGCCCAGTGCGGCTATTGCACGCCGGGCATGCTGATGGCGGCAAAGGCCCTGCTCGACCACAACCCCTCGCCTACCCGCGAGGAGGTCATCAACGCGATCGCAGGCAATATCTGTCGCTGCACCGGATACGAACCCATCATCAACGCCGTGCTCGCCGCCGCTCCCGGCGGCCGCGCGCGCGCCTAG
- a CDS encoding xanthine dehydrogenase family protein molybdopterin-binding subunit: MLELRKDIFADERDDNLNEIGKGTQRQDMLGHVTGSSTYFNDHKLQGMLHLQVLRSPHAHARIRRIDTVEAERSAGVRRLIRGADVPRNLNTLLSLINFGKDDEPTLAVDKVRYKGEPVIAVVADSPREASEALAKIRVDYEPLPTVFDVEEALKPGAPVVNETYPKNTFTYYDVYDHQKLRFGDVERGFASADHVIEQRYQMSPIEHAPTETNGSIAAPDTNGRYVVYTSTQALFFSVDTCAKILDVPSNTFHFIGGTVGGGFGGKVDTLTEPLAILGAMLTGRPVRYIFGREEEMQFGPPRGAERIYLKDGVMRDGRIVARKARAYFDSGAYTRLSSYAAVKCAAHLPGPYTIPNVYGDIYCVFTNRTPATAMRGFGVTAMDFAIECQMDKLAHLVGMDPMEFRILNAYRDGDMKAHRREAKNTALIECVQVAAEKAKWPLREEFKRMSSLKDGGGARAAVPPTARDQPASARPAAQQRTTYDRSPQPAAGPQPPHPTPPPPVSPPPAPQPTHGAIRFSSVFGSRRR; this comes from the coding sequence ATGCTGGAATTGCGCAAGGACATTTTCGCCGACGAGCGGGACGACAATCTCAACGAGATCGGCAAGGGTACCCAGCGCCAGGACATGCTCGGTCATGTCACGGGCAGCTCCACCTATTTCAACGACCACAAACTGCAGGGCATGCTGCATCTGCAGGTCCTGCGCAGCCCGCACGCCCACGCGCGCATTCGCCGCATCGATACGGTCGAAGCCGAGCGCTCCGCCGGCGTGCGTCGGTTAATTCGTGGCGCCGATGTGCCGCGCAACCTCAATACGCTGCTCAGCCTGATCAACTTCGGCAAGGATGACGAGCCGACGCTCGCGGTCGACAAGGTGCGCTACAAGGGCGAGCCGGTCATCGCGGTCGTCGCCGACAGCCCTCGTGAAGCCTCCGAGGCGCTGGCAAAAATCCGTGTCGACTACGAGCCGCTTCCTACGGTGTTCGACGTCGAGGAAGCGCTGAAGCCCGGCGCGCCGGTCGTCAACGAAACCTATCCTAAGAATACCTTCACCTATTACGACGTCTATGATCATCAGAAGCTGCGCTTCGGCGATGTCGAGCGCGGTTTTGCAAGCGCCGACCACGTGATCGAGCAGCGCTATCAGATGTCGCCGATCGAGCATGCGCCGACCGAGACCAACGGTTCGATCGCGGCCCCCGACACCAATGGCCGTTACGTCGTCTACACCTCGACGCAGGCGCTGTTCTTTTCGGTTGACACCTGCGCAAAAATTTTGGATGTGCCTTCCAACACCTTTCATTTTATCGGAGGCACCGTCGGCGGTGGTTTCGGCGGCAAGGTCGATACCCTGACCGAGCCGCTTGCCATCCTGGGCGCGATGCTGACCGGCCGCCCGGTGCGCTATATTTTCGGCCGCGAGGAGGAGATGCAATTCGGACCGCCGCGCGGCGCCGAACGCATCTACCTAAAGGACGGTGTGATGCGCGACGGCCGCATCGTCGCGCGCAAGGCGCGCGCTTATTTCGACAGCGGCGCCTATACCAGATTGTCGAGTTACGCCGCCGTCAAATGCGCGGCGCATTTGCCCGGGCCCTACACGATCCCGAACGTTTACGGCGACATCTATTGCGTTTTCACCAACCGCACGCCGGCGACCGCGATGCGCGGCTTCGGCGTCACCGCGATGGATTTCGCCATTGAATGCCAGATGGACAAGCTCGCCCATCTCGTGGGCATGGACCCGATGGAGTTCCGCATCCTCAACGCCTATCGCGACGGCGACATGAAGGCGCATCGGCGCGAAGCGAAAAACACTGCGCTGATCGAATGCGTCCAGGTCGCCGCCGAAAAAGCAAAATGGCCGCTGCGCGAGGAATTCAAGCGGATGTCTTCGCTCAAGGACGGCGGCGGCGCCCGCGCTGCGGTTCCTCCGACGGCAAGAGACCAGCCCGCGTCCGCGCGCCCCGCCGCGCAGCAGCGCACGACTTACGATCGCAGCCCCCAGCCGGCCGCTGGGCCTCAGCCGCCGCATCCGACCCCACCGCCCCCGGTTTCGCCGCCGCCCGCGCCGCAGCCTACACACGGCGCGATCCGATTTTCCTCCGTGTTTGGTTCGAGGAGGCGCTGA
- a CDS encoding xanthine dehydrogenase family protein molybdopterin-binding subunit, which translates to MARYRGRGIASINYPIGMNLGGDPSQALVHSNPSGKFTVSLSSIDLGQGMKSVTRQICAETLGVPVEDVYVDTADSDTGPHCMGSFASRGTHRVGNAVMAAAKEARGVMMEAAAEELEVNAADLETDGRGNIHVKGAPHRSISTKDVAIAAQFRQGKTISGRGIFLVPLSAVDPETGEMSPATCYAHACMVAEVEVDDETGDVAMVRMDSAYELGRALNPRLVEQQLVGGAWMGVSHALFETTEPYYPDPGHGPRDFVEYLMPGPGDVCPHDIAVLERPAADGPFGAKGPGEMCANPILPAVANAIFNAVGVRVDDLPITPEKVLRAIRAQGGARPQARR; encoded by the coding sequence ATGGCGAGATATCGCGGACGCGGCATCGCGTCGATCAATTATCCCATCGGCATGAATCTCGGCGGCGATCCGAGCCAGGCGCTGGTGCATTCCAACCCGAGCGGCAAGTTCACGGTGTCATTGTCTTCGATCGATCTCGGTCAAGGCATGAAATCGGTGACCCGGCAAATCTGCGCCGAGACGCTCGGCGTGCCGGTCGAGGACGTCTATGTCGACACCGCCGATTCCGACACCGGCCCGCATTGCATGGGCAGCTTTGCCTCGCGCGGCACCCATCGCGTCGGCAACGCGGTGATGGCGGCTGCAAAGGAGGCGCGCGGGGTGATGATGGAGGCGGCGGCCGAAGAGCTCGAGGTCAACGCCGCCGACCTCGAAACCGATGGACGCGGCAACATTCACGTCAAGGGCGCGCCGCACCGGTCGATCTCGACCAAGGACGTCGCCATCGCCGCGCAGTTCAGGCAGGGCAAGACCATTTCCGGACGCGGCATCTTCCTGGTGCCGCTCTCCGCCGTCGATCCCGAGACCGGCGAAATGTCGCCGGCGACCTGTTATGCGCATGCCTGCATGGTCGCCGAGGTCGAGGTCGACGACGAGACCGGTGACGTGGCGATGGTGCGGATGGACAGCGCCTACGAACTCGGGCGCGCGCTCAATCCGCGCCTCGTCGAACAGCAACTCGTCGGCGGCGCCTGGATGGGCGTCAGCCACGCGCTGTTCGAGACGACGGAGCCTTATTATCCCGATCCCGGCCACGGCCCGCGTGACTTTGTCGAATATCTGATGCCGGGTCCGGGCGACGTCTGCCCGCATGACATCGCGGTACTGGAACGCCCGGCGGCGGATGGCCCGTTCGGCGCCAAGGGCCCGGGCGAGATGTGCGCCAATCCGATATTGCCGGCGGTCGCCAACGCGATCTTCAACGCCGTCGGCGTGCGCGTTGACGATCTGCCGATCACGCCCGAGAAAGTCCTGCGCGCCATTAGAGCGCAGGGCGGCGCGCGGCCGCAGGCGCGGCGCTGA
- a CDS encoding AAA family ATPase: MVVRATIAGIDSPEALEKALRAAYYLADQGIATAAYLALALGKPLLLEGSPGVGKTEAAKAIAATLGRRLIRLQCYEGIDASAALYEWNYPRQMLAIRQAGDETIDIYGETFLIERPMLAALRAPDSTVLLIDEIDRSDQEFEAFLLEFLSDFQISIPERGTIRAAARPVVVLTSNRTRDLHEALRRRCVYHWIDYPSAEREARIVMLRASSVAEATARAVVAAVGKLRREPLSKAPGIAEAVDWAEAATLLNKGGARWPDAFKRSIGVALKDEEDLAFISSRLDALIAEAAA; the protein is encoded by the coding sequence ATGGTGGTTCGCGCCACCATCGCCGGCATCGACAGCCCGGAGGCGCTGGAGAAGGCGCTGCGCGCGGCCTATTATCTCGCCGACCAGGGCATCGCGACCGCGGCCTATCTCGCGCTCGCATTGGGCAAGCCGCTGCTGCTCGAAGGGTCCCCCGGCGTCGGCAAGACCGAAGCGGCGAAGGCGATCGCCGCAACACTCGGCCGCCGGCTAATACGCCTGCAATGCTACGAGGGCATCGATGCCTCCGCCGCGCTCTATGAGTGGAACTACCCGCGGCAGATGCTGGCGATCCGCCAGGCCGGCGACGAGACCATCGACATCTATGGCGAGACCTTCCTGATCGAGCGGCCGATGCTGGCGGCGCTGCGCGCGCCGGATTCGACGGTGCTGTTGATCGACGAGATCGATCGCTCGGATCAGGAGTTCGAGGCCTTCCTGCTCGAATTCCTCTCGGACTTCCAGATTTCGATCCCCGAGCGCGGCACCATTCGGGCGGCCGCGCGGCCGGTCGTGGTGCTGACCTCCAACCGCACGCGCGACCTGCATGAGGCGCTGCGTAGACGCTGCGTCTATCACTGGATCGATTACCCGAGCGCCGAGCGCGAGGCGAGAATAGTGATGTTGCGCGCCTCCAGCGTCGCCGAGGCGACCGCGCGCGCGGTGGTCGCCGCCGTTGGCAAATTACGGCGTGAGCCGCTGAGCAAGGCGCCCGGCATCGCCGAAGCGGTCGATTGGGCGGAGGCGGCGACATTGCTCAACAAGGGCGGCGCGCGCTGGCCGGATGCGTTCAAGCGCTCAATCGGCGTCGCGCTCAAGGACGAGGAGGACCTCGCCTTCATCTCGTCGCGGCTCGACGCGCTGATCGCGGAGGCGGCCGCGTGA
- a CDS encoding vWA domain-containing protein produces the protein MSEVLPLPRAARAFVSFVALLRVNGFAIAPEQTTAFLEAIALLGPRDPEDIRQAGLATLAPPPERRATYDLLFRIHFLGGEEVGSAEGEDEETVRLQEEGRGDEEPLLADEANVSGEMAVRTEALAERRLAPGGPSDALRRLAREAPSRLPRRRGHRRMRARRGPWADLRRTLRETARNDGEVMRLGRLKRRARPRKMLLLIDVSGSMKARSEDNLRLAHTLMQATPNIEVFTFGTRLTHLTRALRLKRREQALAAAAHLVSDWDGGTRIGDALQAFLAVPRFGSYARGAAVVVLSDGLERGDLSALRDAVAKLSRRAWRLSWLTPLATGARFVPQTEALIAIHRFVDDMADGGSNAAVVAHVLSLRQRRAA, from the coding sequence GTGAGCGAAGTGCTGCCACTACCCCGCGCCGCGCGCGCCTTCGTCTCCTTCGTGGCGCTGTTGCGCGTCAACGGATTTGCGATTGCGCCGGAGCAGACCACTGCGTTCCTGGAAGCGATCGCCCTGCTCGGGCCGCGTGACCCTGAGGACATAAGGCAAGCGGGGCTCGCGACCCTGGCGCCCCCGCCCGAGCGGCGCGCCACCTACGATCTGCTGTTCCGAATCCACTTCCTCGGCGGGGAAGAGGTAGGGAGTGCCGAAGGCGAGGACGAGGAAACCGTTCGGCTGCAGGAGGAGGGACGCGGCGACGAGGAGCCTCTGCTCGCCGACGAGGCCAACGTATCAGGCGAAATGGCGGTACGCACGGAGGCCCTGGCGGAGCGCCGCCTCGCTCCGGGCGGACCGAGCGATGCGCTGCGCCGTCTCGCGCGCGAAGCGCCTTCGCGCCTGCCGCGCCGGCGCGGCCATCGACGGATGCGCGCGCGGCGCGGGCCGTGGGCGGATCTACGGCGAACCCTGCGCGAGACAGCGCGCAACGACGGCGAGGTGATGCGGCTCGGGCGGCTGAAGCGGCGGGCACGGCCGCGCAAGATGCTGCTACTGATCGACGTATCCGGTTCGATGAAAGCGCGCTCCGAGGATAATCTCCGGCTTGCGCATACGCTGATGCAGGCGACGCCGAATATCGAAGTTTTTACCTTTGGCACGCGTCTGACGCATTTGACGCGCGCGCTGCGGCTCAAGCGGCGCGAGCAGGCGCTGGCGGCCGCAGCCCATCTCGTCAGCGACTGGGACGGCGGCACCCGGATCGGCGACGCGCTGCAGGCGTTTCTCGCCGTGCCGCGCTTTGGCAGCTACGCCCGCGGCGCCGCGGTCGTGGTCCTGTCCGACGGGCTGGAGCGCGGTGACCTCTCGGCCTTACGCGATGCGGTCGCCAAATTGTCGCGGCGGGCCTGGCGGCTGAGCTGGCTGACGCCGCTCGCGACAGGCGCCCGCTTCGTGCCGCAGACCGAGGCGCTGATCGCCATCCACCGCTTCGTCGACGACATGGCTGATGGCGGATCGAACGCGGCGGTGGTCGCCCATGTGCTTTCGCTCCGACAAAGGAGAGCCGCGTGA
- a CDS encoding amidohydrolase family protein, giving the protein MTGIVDAHHHIWRQADLPWLVGPMQPRIFGPYEAIRRDYPMSEYLDDLAGNGVGKSVYVQTNWAKEAFEDEAAWVQRTAEETGWPHAIVAYADFAADDVRPQLDRLKRYSLMRGARMQVHWHDNPLYRFAACADMCADPTIRRNVARLADYGWSFDLQVFAPQMAGAAGLAEACPDVTFVLQHAGMLEDLSPAGRAAWRSGMARLASCPNVVSKLSGLGTFIHRNDPAHIAGIVADTVALFGPDRCLFGSNFPIEKLWTNYRDLVEAYLDATKTNLKHRDAIMRDTAMRVYRLAP; this is encoded by the coding sequence GTGACCGGCATCGTCGACGCCCATCATCACATCTGGCGCCAGGCCGATCTGCCCTGGCTGGTCGGGCCGATGCAGCCGCGCATTTTCGGGCCTTATGAAGCGATCCGTCGCGACTATCCAATGAGCGAATACCTCGACGACCTCGCCGGCAATGGCGTCGGCAAGTCGGTCTATGTCCAAACCAATTGGGCGAAGGAGGCGTTCGAGGATGAGGCCGCGTGGGTGCAGCGCACCGCCGAGGAGACCGGCTGGCCGCACGCGATCGTCGCCTATGCGGATTTCGCCGCTGATGACGTGCGCCCGCAGCTCGACCGGCTCAAGCGCTACTCGCTGATGCGTGGCGCGCGGATGCAGGTGCACTGGCATGACAACCCGCTCTATCGTTTTGCCGCGTGCGCCGATATGTGCGCGGACCCCACCATCCGCCGCAACGTCGCGCGGCTCGCCGACTACGGCTGGAGTTTTGACCTCCAGGTATTCGCACCGCAGATGGCGGGCGCGGCCGGCCTTGCCGAAGCCTGTCCGGACGTCACCTTCGTGCTGCAGCACGCCGGAATGCTGGAGGACCTGTCCCCTGCCGGCCGCGCGGCCTGGCGCTCCGGCATGGCGCGGCTGGCGTCGTGTCCGAACGTCGTCTCAAAGCTTTCCGGGCTCGGCACGTTCATTCACCGCAACGATCCCGCACACATTGCCGGCATCGTTGCCGATACGGTGGCGCTGTTCGGGCCGGATCGCTGCCTGTTCGGCTCGAATTTTCCGATCGAGAAGCTGTGGACCAATTACCGCGACCTTGTCGAGGCTTATCTCGACGCAACCAAAACAAACCTGAAACACCGCGACGCAATCATGCGCGACACGGCCATGCGGGTATATCGTCTCGCGCCTTAA
- a CDS encoding MBL fold metallo-hydrolase, producing MALEIKILDYGDIELESSFLVLGRDCGRTRRVLTLGFLITGGSYPIVIDTGYRSNQIMETLGMRGLQFHENMIENQLARHAVRMGDVRFVCHTHLHIDHAGKDDLFPMNTTVVVNRKELEYSVSGLMHPQYPAPDIKHLIDRLHTKSALRFLDLEVTGAVELIPGVYCEAANAHTEGSMNIHVHTADGIATICGDVLYDINDQLVEPFREIHDAEPRTTGNHGTSKRAEKAAIKKLVNSSRFLLPVHDRPCRIEGGQVVGRLQDQVPGPIVQSLPKRSWFPA from the coding sequence ATGGCGTTGGAAATCAAGATACTCGACTATGGAGACATCGAACTGGAATCGAGTTTCCTCGTGCTCGGCCGCGACTGTGGGCGCACGCGCCGCGTGCTGACGCTGGGCTTTCTCATTACCGGCGGCAGCTACCCGATCGTCATCGACACCGGTTACCGTTCCAATCAGATCATGGAAACGCTCGGCATGCGCGGGCTGCAGTTTCATGAGAACATGATCGAGAACCAGCTCGCGCGGCACGCCGTGCGGATGGGCGACGTCCGCTTCGTTTGCCACACCCATCTGCACATCGACCATGCCGGCAAGGACGATTTGTTTCCGATGAACACCACCGTGGTCGTCAACCGCAAGGAGCTCGAATATTCCGTCTCCGGCCTGATGCACCCGCAATATCCGGCGCCCGACATCAAGCACCTGATCGATCGGCTGCATACCAAGAGCGCGCTGCGTTTCCTCGATCTCGAGGTCACCGGCGCGGTCGAATTAATCCCGGGCGTCTACTGCGAGGCGGCGAACGCCCACACCGAAGGATCGATGAATATTCACGTGCACACCGCAGACGGCATCGCGACGATCTGCGGCGACGTACTCTACGACATCAACGATCAACTCGTGGAGCCTTTTCGCGAGATCCACGATGCCGAACCACGCACCACCGGCAACCACGGCACGTCAAAGCGCGCGGAAAAGGCGGCCATCAAGAAGCTCGTCAACAGTTCGCGCTTTCTGCTGCCGGTGCACGACCGTCCCTGCCGGATCGAAGGCGGCCAAGTCGTCGGGCGGTTGCAGGACCAGGTGCCCGGCCCGATCGTGCAGTCGCTGCCCAAGCGCAGCTGGTTTCCGGCCTGA
- a CDS encoding isochorismatase family protein, with the protein MTHATLRPEFENLIDPYASVGQLGSGFTFTEGPIWHPVGHYLLFSDMPADVRRRWDSTRGVVEVKRPSNKCNGMTYDADLSLIVCEHTTSSLVRERPDGRREVLASHFENQELNSPNDVCVHSSGAIYFSDPWYGRMPVYGVERPRQLGFQGVYRVPPGGGAPQLLVDRYLFEQPNGLCFSPDEKRLYVNDTVQALIRVFDVAPDRSLSNARVFASGIRSELEPGLPDGMKCDQLGNVWVTAPGGVWVYAANGDLLGKVRVPELVANLSWGGADFRTLFMTATHSVYTVTTKVGPRSEPYMTSRGGAAATASSAPAPQLKAEGLQLDPTRCALIIQDLQNDVIMEGGAFADSGAPAHARAQRVVDNVRRLADAARARGVAVIHVWFIVEPGAPGLTLNAPLFEGLADSKALVRGSWGAAPVAGLEPRPGDFIVEKMRMSAWEGSRLETILKATGRDMLIDTGAWTNMSIEHTARTGADKGYFMIVPEDCCSTMNAEWHNASINYAMQNVAIVTNADAVIRAIG; encoded by the coding sequence ATGACCCACGCCACGCTGCGCCCCGAATTCGAAAACCTGATCGATCCCTATGCGTCCGTTGGCCAGCTCGGGTCCGGCTTCACGTTCACCGAGGGGCCGATTTGGCATCCGGTAGGTCATTATCTGCTGTTTTCGGATATGCCCGCTGATGTTCGCCGCCGCTGGGACTCGACGCGCGGCGTCGTCGAGGTCAAGCGTCCGTCGAACAAATGCAACGGCATGACTTATGACGCCGACCTCAGTTTGATCGTCTGCGAGCACACGACGTCGTCGCTGGTCCGCGAGCGTCCCGACGGCCGTCGCGAGGTGCTCGCTTCGCATTTCGAGAACCAGGAACTCAACAGCCCGAACGACGTCTGCGTGCATTCGAGCGGCGCGATCTATTTCTCCGACCCCTGGTACGGTCGTATGCCGGTCTATGGCGTCGAGCGGCCGCGCCAGCTCGGCTTCCAGGGTGTCTATCGCGTGCCGCCCGGTGGCGGCGCGCCGCAGCTATTGGTCGACCGCTATTTGTTCGAGCAGCCGAACGGCCTCTGCTTCTCGCCAGACGAAAAGCGGCTCTATGTCAACGACACCGTGCAGGCGCTGATCCGGGTTTTCGACGTCGCCCCTGACCGTTCGCTTTCCAATGCCCGCGTCTTCGCCAGCGGTATCCGCTCCGAACTCGAGCCCGGCCTGCCCGACGGCATGAAATGCGATCAGCTCGGCAATGTCTGGGTGACCGCGCCGGGCGGCGTATGGGTCTATGCGGCGAATGGCGACCTGTTGGGCAAGGTTCGCGTGCCGGAACTGGTCGCCAATCTCAGTTGGGGCGGCGCCGATTTCCGGACGCTATTCATGACCGCGACGCACTCGGTCTATACGGTCACGACCAAGGTCGGGCCGCGCAGCGAGCCTTACATGACCTCAAGGGGAGGCGCAGCCGCGACGGCATCTTCGGCGCCTGCACCGCAGCTCAAGGCCGAGGGCCTGCAGCTCGACCCCACGCGCTGTGCGCTGATCATCCAGGATCTGCAGAACGACGTCATCATGGAGGGCGGCGCTTTCGCGGATTCGGGCGCGCCGGCGCATGCGCGCGCGCAGCGCGTCGTCGACAATGTGCGCCGGCTTGCCGACGCGGCCCGCGCCCGCGGCGTCGCCGTGATCCACGTCTGGTTCATCGTCGAACCCGGCGCGCCGGGCCTGACGCTGAACGCGCCCTTGTTCGAGGGCCTCGCCGATTCCAAGGCGCTGGTGCGCGGCTCCTGGGGTGCGGCGCCGGTGGCGGGGCTCGAGCCTCGTCCGGGCGATTTCATCGTCGAGAAGATGCGGATGAGCGCCTGGGAAGGCTCCAGGCTGGAAACCATCCTGAAGGCGACCGGCCGCGACATGCTGATCGATACCGGCGCCTGGACCAACATGTCGATCGAGCACACCGCGCGCACCGGTGCCGACAAGGGCTATTTTATGATTGTGCCCGAGGATTGCTGT